One segment of Acidobacteriota bacterium DNA contains the following:
- a CDS encoding dicarboxylate/amino acid:cation symporter, translating to MKKLELYQKIFIGLILGLILGIVWGRAAIAIEPVGKLFIRLITMVVIPLVFASIFVGTASLGDVKKLGRIGVKTLIYYLLTTAVAICIGLLLVNTLKPGYGLEKSAQEKLLKNYSGEQQINLGEIKKLSPVDFILNIVPTNPIKASMEGNMLQIIFLALIFGIAVSAMEQRKSQPLIDFFDGLSDSIIKIVHMIMKLAPYGVLALIGAVIGRFGTGIIMTLLKYCAVVATGLLIHTFIVFPFNLWVLGKENPWRFFKGMKDAMLMAFSTCSSSATLPVTMENCERLGVPRFIYSFVLPLGATINMNGTALYQGVSAVFIAQVYGIPLTLPDQLTIVLTATAAAIGTAGVPGVGMIMLTMVLRAVNVPLEGIALVLGVDRFLDMLRTVPNVLGDATCAVIMANIEKRREAISDTLIRK from the coding sequence ATGAAAAAACTCGAGCTGTATCAAAAGATTTTCATAGGTCTTATACTGGGATTAATCCTCGGGATTGTGTGGGGTAGAGCAGCAATAGCTATTGAGCCTGTAGGAAAACTCTTTATTCGATTGATAACCATGGTCGTTATCCCCCTTGTCTTTGCCTCCATATTCGTTGGAACAGCAAGCCTTGGAGATGTTAAAAAGCTGGGAAGGATAGGAGTAAAAACTCTGATTTATTATCTTTTAACCACTGCAGTCGCCATTTGCATTGGACTTCTCCTCGTTAACACCCTGAAGCCAGGATATGGTCTTGAAAAAAGTGCGCAAGAAAAACTTCTTAAGAATTATTCAGGTGAACAACAGATAAATCTGGGAGAGATTAAAAAGCTTTCCCCTGTAGATTTTATTTTAAACATTGTGCCTACCAATCCCATAAAAGCTTCCATGGAAGGAAATATGCTTCAGATAATATTTCTTGCGCTCATTTTTGGTATAGCTGTAAGCGCCATGGAACAGAGGAAATCCCAGCCTCTCATCGATTTCTTCGATGGGCTTTCTGATTCTATCATCAAGATTGTTCATATGATAATGAAGCTTGCTCCTTATGGAGTTTTAGCTCTTATAGGCGCGGTTATCGGTCGGTTTGGAACTGGAATAATAATGACACTTTTAAAATATTGCGCAGTGGTAGCCACTGGTCTTCTCATTCATACCTTCATTGTATTCCCCTTTAATTTATGGGTACTTGGGAAGGAGAATCCATGGAGGTTTTTTAAAGGGATGAAGGATGCAATGCTTATGGCTTTCTCTACCTGTTCTTCCAGTGCCACCCTTCCTGTAACCATGGAAAATTGTGAAAGGTTAGGAGTTCCTCGATTTATATATAGCTTTGTCCTCCCCCTGGGTGCTACAATTAATATGAATGGAACAGCCCTTTATCAGGGTGTTTCCGCAGTCTTCATTGCCCAGGTCTACGGAATACCACTTACCCTCCCGGACCAGCTTACCATAGTTCTAACAGCTACAGCCGCTGCCATAGGAACTGCTGGAGTTCCTGGAGTTGGTATGATAATGCTGACCATGGTATTAAGAGCTGTGAATGTTCCTCTGGAAGGCATAGCATTGGTCCTGGGAGTGGACAGATTTCTTGATATGCTCCGAACCGTGCCCAATGTTCTTGGAGATGCCACATGTGCTGTGATAATGGCAAATATTGAGAAAAGAAGAGAGGCAATAAGCGATACCTTAATCCGTAAATAA
- the rimO gene encoding 30S ribosomal protein S12 methylthiotransferase RimO: protein MNKVGIISLGCAKNTVDSEVMLGTLKKKGYEITNKINEADTIIINTCGFIDEARKESREAILEVLPLKKENKRIVITGCMSERYKNSLKYEFPDVDVFLGVNDVERIVDILEKKQKPFSSTPYIYSEKSPRLLSTPKNWTYIKIAEGCSHSCSFCSIPSIKGDFRSRTIDSIVREAEILANRGIKEINLISQDTTSYGRDLALKHGLLKLLKKLSNVKGIEWIRILYGYPDEVYDSLLDTLKEEKICPYLDIPVQHSEEKILKKMGRGMDGKKILKFLEKVRKEVPDIVIRTSIIVGFPGEGENEFSNLIDFIKEARFDRLGVFTYSKENGTKAEHLGDPIPKEEKMRRKNILLRLQKEISLEKNATLLGKEMKILIEGTSDENPNYFIGRTKVQAPEVDGYFYARKNRFIKKDFLTAKVEKIGYHDLFGKIIGE, encoded by the coding sequence ATGAATAAAGTAGGAATCATATCTTTAGGATGTGCAAAAAATACTGTGGATTCTGAGGTGATGCTCGGAACGCTCAAAAAAAAAGGTTATGAAATAACAAATAAGATAAACGAAGCCGACACAATAATAATAAATACCTGCGGGTTTATCGATGAGGCGAGAAAGGAATCAAGGGAGGCCATCTTAGAGGTTCTGCCTCTTAAAAAAGAAAATAAAAGAATAGTTATTACGGGGTGTATGTCTGAAAGATACAAAAACTCTTTAAAATATGAATTCCCTGATGTGGACGTTTTTCTCGGAGTAAATGATGTGGAAAGAATTGTTGATATACTGGAAAAAAAACAAAAACCCTTCTCTTCAACTCCTTACATCTACTCAGAAAAATCTCCGCGATTACTTTCCACTCCAAAAAACTGGACATACATTAAAATAGCAGAGGGATGTTCCCATTCCTGTTCATTCTGCTCGATTCCCTCGATAAAAGGTGATTTTCGGTCAAGAACAATTGATTCTATTGTAAGGGAAGCGGAAATTTTAGCAAACAGAGGAATAAAAGAGATAAATCTAATTTCTCAGGATACAACTTCCTACGGAAGAGATTTGGCGTTGAAACATGGTCTTTTAAAACTTCTTAAAAAATTATCGAACGTAAAAGGAATCGAATGGATTAGAATACTCTATGGATATCCAGATGAAGTTTATGATTCTCTTTTAGATACGTTGAAGGAAGAGAAAATCTGTCCATATCTTGACATACCTGTGCAGCACTCTGAAGAAAAAATTTTAAAGAAAATGGGAAGGGGGATGGATGGGAAAAAGATTTTAAAATTTTTAGAAAAAGTTAGGAAAGAAGTGCCAGACATTGTTATCAGAACATCAATCATTGTGGGATTTCCTGGGGAAGGAGAAAATGAATTTTCGAATTTGATTGATTTCATCAAAGAAGCAAGATTTGATCGGCTTGGGGTTTTCACTTATTCAAAAGAAAACGGAACAAAAGCTGAACATTTAGGAGACCCAATCCCAAAAGAAGAAAAAATGAGGAGAAAAAACATTCTTCTTAGACTCCAGAAAGAAATATCCCTTGAGAAAAACGCAACGCTGCTCGGAAAAGAAATGAAAATTCTAATCGAGGGCACCTCCGATGAAAACCCCAATTATTTTATAGGAAGAACCAAAGTTCAGGCTCCTGAAGTAGATGGTTATTTTTATGCAAGGAAAAACAGGTTTATAAAAAAAGACTTCTTAACAGCAAAAGTCGAGAAAATTGGATACCATGACCTTTTCGGGAAAATCATAGGTGAATAA
- a CDS encoding radical SAM protein, with translation MVKLNPGELQLDLFCKGIRIDESCTLDKDARLFARTRAGLGSGLEVIIPGKLKDIWTNIPVEEDFAQNSPYLLKKIEDDYFVIDERNNLKYLIKIPEEPRWYNEKTSSETLMSMIGVMQGTYLGIYVSNSCGFWYYDPPMNCKFCTTGLNVGVNEVAEKKIEDVVETATRAKEESKITFVHLNSGYNSGRDAEVMAPYVKALKEEVGVLVGVQLIPPRELWKIDWLIDLGADHFSYCYEFHNPEYFEKFLPGKFKLVRQKTFFDALEHTSKKMGKGKASGEIIAGVEPIEDTLKAIDYITDTGAFPTVCIFRPVIGADMEDFPSPSYEDMYVVFRYLYKSCIKKNIPTGIVPNIEVSLVVLPADAKYLVERDLRYYIYNFKMNVLKILAKPYFKYKMKKRKINIPLDPMEWKEKFY, from the coding sequence ATGGTAAAACTTAATCCAGGAGAGCTTCAGTTAGATTTATTCTGCAAAGGAATCAGGATTGATGAAAGTTGCACTCTGGACAAGGATGCAAGGCTATTCGCAAGGACAAGGGCTGGGCTTGGAAGCGGATTGGAAGTTATTATTCCTGGAAAGCTCAAAGATATATGGACGAACATACCTGTAGAAGAAGACTTCGCTCAAAATTCACCTTATTTACTCAAGAAAATAGAGGATGATTATTTTGTGATAGATGAAAGGAATAATCTCAAATATTTGATTAAAATTCCAGAGGAACCCAGGTGGTACAATGAAAAAACATCTTCTGAAACTTTAATGTCTATGATAGGAGTTATGCAGGGAACATACCTTGGAATTTATGTTTCAAACTCCTGCGGCTTCTGGTATTATGATCCTCCGATGAATTGTAAATTCTGCACAACAGGGTTGAACGTTGGAGTTAATGAGGTAGCTGAAAAAAAGATCGAAGATGTAGTGGAGACTGCCACTCGAGCAAAAGAAGAATCAAAGATTACATTTGTTCATTTAAACTCGGGTTATAACAGTGGAAGAGATGCTGAGGTAATGGCTCCTTATGTGAAAGCCCTTAAAGAAGAGGTTGGAGTGTTAGTCGGTGTCCAGTTGATTCCACCAAGAGAACTATGGAAAATCGACTGGCTCATAGATTTAGGAGCTGATCATTTCTCATATTGCTATGAATTTCACAATCCTGAGTACTTCGAAAAATTCCTTCCAGGAAAATTCAAACTTGTCAGACAGAAGACCTTTTTTGATGCCCTCGAACACACTTCAAAAAAAATGGGAAAAGGGAAAGCATCGGGTGAAATAATCGCAGGGGTTGAACCGATAGAAGATACTCTAAAGGCAATAGACTACATAACTGATACTGGAGCATTTCCCACTGTATGCATTTTTAGACCTGTAATTGGAGCTGACATGGAAGATTTTCCTTCTCCATCCTATGAGGATATGTATGTTGTATTTAGATATCTCTATAAATCATGCATTAAAAAAAATATCCCTACAGGGATTGTTCCGAATATTGAAGTAAGTCTCGTTGTCTTACCCGCTGATGCAAAATATCTTGTTGAAAGGGATCTTAGATACTATATCTATAACTTCAAAATGAATGTGTTGAAAATCCTCGCAAAGCCATACTTCAAGTATAAAATGAAAAAGAGGAAAATTAACATTCCCCTTGACCCAATGGAGTGGAAGGAAAAATTCTATTGA
- the greA gene encoding transcription elongation factor GreA, with product MERIKKTLKIQIEKLEKELRVDIPKELEKAASLGDLSENAEYQYLKERQFYLSARIAQLKQRLSDISLINIDDIPRDKVGYGSKVYLIELDTNKEVVYKLVFPEESDVGKGLISTASPVGRALMGKEMGEEVVVTVPNGKRSFLIKRIQTIHDLLEEEREEV from the coding sequence ATGGAAAGAATAAAGAAAACACTAAAGATCCAGATCGAAAAACTGGAGAAAGAATTAAGGGTAGACATTCCAAAAGAGCTTGAAAAAGCAGCTTCCTTAGGTGATTTGAGTGAAAATGCGGAATATCAATATTTAAAAGAGAGGCAGTTTTACTTAAGCGCGAGGATTGCTCAGCTTAAGCAGAGATTGTCAGATATTTCACTAATAAATATCGATGATATCCCGAGAGATAAAGTTGGTTACGGTTCTAAGGTATATCTTATTGAATTGGATACAAACAAAGAAGTTGTTTATAAACTCGTTTTTCCAGAGGAATCTGATGTTGGAAAGGGATTGATTTCTACCGCTTCGCCAGTTGGGAGAGCTTTAATGGGGAAAGAAATGGGGGAGGAAGTAGTGGTAACTGTTCCAAACGGAAAGAGAAGTTTTTTAATAAAGAGAATACAGACTATCCATGACTTATTGGAAGAAGAAAGAGAAGAAGTATGA
- the purE gene encoding 5-(carboxyamino)imidazole ribonucleotide mutase, which yields MSKILFLIGSDSDFPQIKDALEILDDFGVDYEIEVTSAHRTPQRTLNIVKKAEEEGVQIIIAGAGGSAHLAGVVASHTLIPVIGVPMESSISGLDSLLSTVQMPKGVPVATMGIGKSGASNAALFAVEVLSLQDENLKQKLQKYRENLEIEVEKKSENLKKLVKGNK from the coding sequence ATGAGTAAAATTTTATTTCTTATCGGTTCTGATTCTGATTTTCCTCAGATTAAGGATGCGTTAGAAATTTTAGATGATTTTGGCGTTGATTATGAAATTGAGGTTACTTCAGCTCATCGGACTCCTCAGAGAACTCTTAATATCGTAAAGAAGGCAGAAGAGGAGGGCGTGCAAATTATAATTGCTGGCGCTGGTGGTTCAGCTCATTTAGCAGGTGTTGTTGCTTCTCATACTTTAATTCCTGTTATAGGAGTTCCGATGGAAAGCTCCATTTCAGGACTTGATTCATTACTTTCGACAGTTCAGATGCCGAAAGGGGTTCCTGTTGCTACGATGGGAATAGGAAAATCAGGCGCTTCAAACGCTGCCCTATTTGCAGTTGAAGTTCTTTCTCTCCAGGATGAAAACCTGAAACAAAAACTTCAAAAATACAGGGAGAATTTAGAAATTGAGGTTGAGAAAAAATCTGAAAATTTAAAGAAGTTGGTGAAAGGGAATAAATGA
- the lepB gene encoding signal peptidase I yields the protein MGKKNKDIKEAKKEEKKREVSVSREYFELIVETALFVFFVMTYVVQAFEIPTGSMEDTLLIGDHLLVNKFAYSPATNSFERKFLPYKQIKRGDIVTFKYPEDPTKDFVKRVIALGGEKIQIVNKRVFINGKPLDEPYKFHKDNRIYFKSQFLPEEIIVRDNFGPVEVPQDCFFVMGDNRDNSSDSRVWGFLHRDYIKGKPWIIYWSYKAKRGEHLKTGLEKIKSIFETIITFIPKTRWERFFKIIK from the coding sequence ATGGGAAAGAAGAATAAGGATATAAAAGAAGCGAAAAAAGAGGAAAAAAAGAGAGAGGTTTCAGTATCCAGAGAATATTTTGAATTAATCGTTGAAACTGCTCTGTTTGTTTTCTTTGTTATGACTTATGTTGTTCAGGCCTTTGAGATTCCAACGGGTTCGATGGAAGATACATTGCTGATAGGAGACCATCTTTTAGTAAATAAATTTGCATATTCTCCAGCTACAAATTCTTTTGAAAGAAAGTTTCTTCCATATAAACAAATAAAAAGAGGGGATATAGTAACATTTAAATATCCTGAAGACCCAACAAAGGATTTCGTGAAGAGAGTCATTGCTCTTGGTGGAGAAAAAATTCAAATTGTAAACAAGAGAGTATTCATTAATGGGAAACCACTCGATGAGCCGTATAAATTTCACAAAGATAATAGAATTTATTTCAAAAGTCAGTTCCTTCCTGAAGAAATTATAGTGAGAGATAATTTTGGACCCGTGGAAGTTCCCCAAGATTGTTTTTTTGTTATGGGAGATAACAGGGACAATAGTTCTGATAGTAGAGTTTGGGGTTTTCTTCATAGAGATTATATCAAAGGTAAACCCTGGATAATTTACTGGTCTTATAAAGCAAAGAGGGGCGAGCATTTGAAAACGGGGCTTGAAAAAATAAAGAGCATTTTTGAAACAATCATAACCTTTATCCCGAAAACTCGATGGGAAAGGTTTTTTAAAATAATAAAATAG
- the purD gene encoding phosphoribosylamine--glycine ligase — translation MRVLVVGSGGREHALAWKISQSPLVDKVFCAPGNGGTSGVAENVDIESSKIFDLIEFAKKEKIDLTVVGPELPLTQGITDEFQKNGLKIFGPTRSASRLEGSKIFAKEFMKKYNIPTADFEIVYSEDEAVKIISSERFKFPLLIKADGLAAGKGSVICNDFNGARNTIELMMKNKIFGEAGEKVVIEEFLSGQEVSFIVVSDGEKVIPLVTSQDHKKIFDGDRGPNTGGMGAISPSPYITKEIYWEIMSKTIIPTIQYMKKEGNEFRGVLYAGMILTSDGPKVLEFNCRFGDPENQAILIRMESDLMELLIGAVEGDISKSQVKWSKFPSGCVVVASKGYPDKYETGKIIKGLDKASSIKGIEVFHAGTKKKNSEFLTSGGRVLGVSGCDESMSSTMEKIYRAISVIYFEGMYYRKDIGKGVEREARRNPAPSGAGQGEQY, via the coding sequence ATGAGAGTGCTGGTTGTAGGAAGCGGAGGAAGGGAACATGCTCTTGCATGGAAAATTTCTCAGAGTCCTCTTGTGGATAAAGTTTTCTGCGCGCCTGGAAATGGAGGGACTTCTGGGGTGGCTGAGAATGTTGACATTGAGTCATCTAAGATTTTCGATTTAATAGAATTTGCTAAGAAAGAAAAAATTGACCTCACGGTAGTGGGACCTGAGCTTCCTCTTACGCAAGGAATAACAGATGAATTTCAGAAAAATGGGCTTAAAATATTTGGTCCCACACGTTCAGCTTCCCGGCTCGAGGGAAGCAAAATTTTTGCCAAAGAATTTATGAAAAAATATAACATTCCTACGGCTGACTTTGAAATTGTGTATTCTGAAGATGAGGCTGTAAAAATTATTTCTTCAGAAAGATTTAAATTCCCGTTACTTATAAAAGCTGATGGTCTGGCTGCAGGAAAAGGCTCAGTAATATGTAATGATTTTAACGGAGCTCGAAATACAATTGAGTTAATGATGAAAAATAAAATATTTGGCGAGGCTGGAGAAAAAGTTGTAATAGAAGAATTTCTATCTGGTCAGGAGGTTTCATTTATAGTGGTATCAGATGGGGAGAAAGTTATTCCCCTTGTGACTTCCCAGGATCATAAGAAAATCTTTGATGGTGATAGAGGCCCTAACACAGGAGGAATGGGAGCCATTTCTCCTTCTCCATACATAACTAAAGAAATTTATTGGGAAATAATGAGTAAAACAATAATACCAACCATCCAGTACATGAAAAAAGAGGGAAATGAATTCAGAGGTGTTTTATACGCAGGTATGATATTAACTTCCGATGGACCCAAAGTTCTTGAGTTCAATTGCAGATTTGGAGATCCTGAAAACCAGGCCATTTTAATCAGAATGGAAAGTGATTTAATGGAACTTCTGATTGGTGCGGTTGAAGGAGATATATCAAAATCGCAAGTTAAATGGAGTAAGTTTCCATCAGGTTGCGTTGTGGTTGCCTCTAAAGGATATCCGGATAAATATGAAACAGGCAAAATCATTAAAGGACTGGATAAAGCTTCATCGATTAAGGGAATTGAGGTGTTTCATGCTGGAACGAAAAAGAAAAATTCTGAGTTTCTCACATCAGGAGGAAGAGTATTAGGAGTTTCAGGATGCGATGAAAGTATGTCTTCTACCATGGAAAAAATATACAGAGCGATATCAGTTATCTATTTTGAAGGGATGTACTATAGAAAGGATATTGGAAAAGGTGTTGAACGGGAGGCTCGCCGCAATCCCGCCCCTTCAGGGGCAGGTCAAGGCGAGCAATATTAA
- the asnS gene encoding asparagine--tRNA ligase: MAKWVYIENIGEHLAEEITIKGWVYNKRSSGKIRFLLVRDGTGLIQCVVSRENKDDPIFETFDSLTQESSLIVTGKPREDKRAPGGYELEVSDIKIIQIADEYPITPKEHGIAFLMNHRHLWLRSSRQHAVLRIRATIIKAIKDFFDGNGFILLDTPILTPAACEGTTTLFETNYFDEKAFLTQSGQLYNEANAMAFGKVYCFGPTFRAERSKTRRHLMEFWMAEPEIAYADLEYIINLGEDLIVYIVEKVLEKNKKELETLNRDTKKLEIIKKPFPKIRYDDAVEILHKKGSGIKWGDDLGGDEETIISESFEKPVVITHYPAKIKAFYMEPDSERPDLALCMDMLAPEGYGEIIGGSQRIHDKNVLLKRMEEFNLPRENYEWYIDLRRFGSVPHAGFGLGLERTVAWICKIEHIRETIPYPRLLYRIYP; this comes from the coding sequence ATGGCAAAATGGGTATACATTGAAAATATTGGAGAACATTTAGCTGAAGAAATAACAATAAAGGGATGGGTCTATAATAAAAGGTCAAGCGGGAAAATAAGATTCCTTTTAGTCAGGGATGGCACTGGATTAATTCAATGTGTTGTATCAAGAGAAAATAAAGATGACCCCATATTTGAAACTTTTGATAGTTTAACTCAGGAATCATCATTAATAGTCACAGGAAAACCCAGAGAAGATAAAAGAGCTCCTGGAGGATATGAGTTAGAAGTTTCTGACATAAAAATTATCCAGATAGCAGATGAATATCCAATAACACCAAAAGAACATGGTATTGCTTTTCTTATGAATCATAGACATCTCTGGTTACGTTCATCAAGACAACATGCCGTGTTGAGGATAAGGGCTACGATAATAAAAGCCATCAAAGATTTTTTTGATGGAAATGGATTCATTCTTCTTGACACTCCAATCTTAACTCCAGCAGCCTGTGAAGGAACCACAACTTTATTCGAAACCAATTATTTCGATGAGAAAGCTTTTCTAACCCAGAGTGGTCAGCTTTACAATGAAGCAAATGCCATGGCTTTTGGCAAGGTTTATTGCTTTGGGCCTACTTTTAGAGCTGAAAGAAGTAAAACTCGAAGACATCTTATGGAATTCTGGATGGCAGAGCCTGAAATTGCCTATGCTGATCTTGAATATATCATTAACCTTGGAGAAGACTTAATCGTATACATAGTTGAAAAGGTCTTAGAGAAAAACAAAAAAGAGCTTGAAACTCTCAACAGAGACACAAAAAAACTTGAAATTATAAAAAAACCCTTTCCAAAAATCCGATACGATGATGCTGTAGAAATCCTCCACAAAAAAGGTTCTGGAATAAAATGGGGTGATGACCTGGGTGGAGACGAAGAGACCATAATCTCAGAATCATTCGAAAAGCCAGTTGTAATCACTCATTATCCAGCAAAGATTAAGGCATTTTACATGGAGCCAGACTCAGAAAGGCCTGATTTAGCCCTCTGCATGGATATGTTAGCACCCGAAGGCTACGGCGAAATTATCGGAGGTAGCCAAAGAATTCATGACAAAAATGTCCTTTTAAAGAGAATGGAAGAATTCAACCTTCCAAGAGAAAATTATGAATGGTATATAGATTTAAGAAGGTTTGGCTCAGTTCCCCATGCAGGGTTTGGCCTTGGACTTGAAAGAACAGTTGCCTGGATATGCAAAATTGAGCATATAAGAGAAACAATTCCCTATCCAAGGCTTCTCTACAGAATATATCCATGA
- the mtaB gene encoding tRNA (N(6)-L-threonylcarbamoyladenosine(37)-C(2))-methylthiotransferase MtaB: MRFSVYNFGCRANTSEAFQWVESLTENGYKFEKNFEDSDIVIINSCTLTSRADRDVKNLIKKINQKDKKARVVLTGCYLQRKPEELERLGEIFLKVLNEEKDSIPQKIIDTFGKKQNGSKVVSYRSRALVKIQDGCNLKCSFCIIPLVRGKSRSIPSEEIIEKIKKYSDEGYKEIVLTGIHINSWGIDFSPKRKLSDLIREINKINSVNYMRLTSLDPRFLNEEMIETLISSEKIAPHFHLSIQSGSEKILKLMRRDSIAKRYEDIIYKLKESLPESCVGADIIVGFPGEIDEDFRRTYEFVKNVPLDYLHVFPFSPRPGTEASKMNNKVDEKVKTRRASLLRKLSREKKEKFIRNFMGKELEGVVIRNNFDSGEVLTSNYIKAKVINLKNREKELTKIRIGKVQDGIVWAESI; encoded by the coding sequence ATGAGATTTTCAGTATATAATTTTGGGTGTCGAGCTAACACATCTGAAGCATTTCAATGGGTAGAATCTTTGACGGAGAATGGATATAAGTTTGAAAAGAATTTCGAAGATTCTGACATCGTGATAATCAATTCATGCACATTAACTTCAAGAGCTGACAGAGATGTAAAAAATTTAATAAAGAAAATTAATCAAAAGGATAAAAAAGCCAGGGTGGTTTTGACAGGATGTTATCTCCAGAGAAAACCAGAGGAGTTGGAAAGACTTGGTGAAATATTTTTAAAAGTTTTAAATGAAGAAAAAGATTCAATCCCTCAAAAAATAATTGATACATTCGGAAAAAAACAAAATGGTTCAAAAGTAGTTTCTTATCGGTCAAGGGCGCTTGTTAAGATTCAGGATGGGTGTAACTTAAAATGTTCTTTTTGTATAATTCCATTGGTAAGAGGGAAAAGTAGAAGCATTCCATCTGAGGAGATCATAGAAAAAATAAAAAAATATTCTGATGAGGGATACAAAGAGATAGTGCTCACCGGAATTCACATAAATTCCTGGGGAATAGATTTCTCACCAAAAAGAAAACTTTCAGATTTGATTAGAGAAATAAATAAAATAAATTCAGTCAATTATATGAGGCTGACCTCGCTGGATCCCAGATTTTTAAATGAAGAAATGATTGAAACTTTAATTTCCTCTGAGAAAATAGCTCCCCATTTCCATCTTTCTATTCAGAGTGGCAGCGAAAAAATTTTAAAGTTGATGCGAAGGGATTCCATTGCAAAAAGATATGAAGATATTATTTATAAGTTAAAAGAAAGCCTCCCTGAAAGCTGCGTGGGTGCTGACATCATTGTCGGATTTCCAGGAGAAATAGATGAAGATTTTAGACGCACATACGAGTTTGTTAAAAATGTTCCTTTAGATTACCTTCATGTTTTTCCTTTTTCTCCGAGACCTGGCACAGAGGCTTCTAAAATGAATAATAAAGTTGATGAGAAAGTAAAAACCAGAAGAGCTTCTCTATTGAGAAAATTATCCAGGGAGAAAAAAGAAAAATTTATTAGAAATTTCATGGGCAAAGAGCTTGAGGGGGTTGTAATCAGAAATAATTTCGATAGCGGAGAAGTTCTTACTTCTAATTACATAAAGGCAAAAGTTATAAACTTAAAAAATAGAGAGAAAGAGCTAACAAAGATCAGGATTGGAAAGGTTCAGGATGGAATTGTTTGGGCAGAATCAATTTGA
- a CDS encoding phosphatidylglycerophosphatase A: MNNLSRLVSTFFGVGYFPLIPGTTASFISAALYYFFLRNQPNILILILILFLTVTGIPTSTASEKYFLKKDAKPIVIDEVIGQIVSLFMIPATQKNVLLGFILFRFFDIAKPFPARYLQRLNGGWGIVLDDVFAGIWANIFLRILITIFK, from the coding sequence GTGAATAATCTAAGCAGATTGGTTTCCACATTTTTTGGAGTTGGTTACTTTCCTCTCATCCCAGGAACAACAGCAAGTTTTATTTCTGCAGCTTTATATTATTTCTTTTTAAGAAATCAACCTAATATTCTAATTCTGATATTAATTCTTTTTCTTACCGTGACAGGAATTCCTACTTCCACCGCATCTGAAAAATATTTTCTCAAAAAGGACGCAAAGCCGATTGTCATTGATGAAGTAATAGGTCAGATTGTATCTCTTTTTATGATACCTGCAACTCAGAAGAATGTACTGCTTGGCTTTATACTTTTCAGATTCTTTGATATCGCAAAACCTTTTCCAGCAAGATATCTCCAAAGGCTAAATGGCGGATGGGGCATAGTCCTTGATGATGTATTTGCTGGAATCTGGGCAAACATTTTCCTTCGAATATTAATTACAATTTTCAAATGA